The genomic stretch gctctgtgcctggaggtgccGGCACAGGTtgcactgtctggtctaaggatgGCACAGAGCTGGTATCTTCCCACCGcatcctggtggggccccagaggttacaagtgctgaACGTTTCCCATGACGATGCCGGGGtctacatgtgccagcagcagctcactcaggatgtcctgtgccatttcactgtgcatgtgacaggtaagttcttggtggctggggctgacaactgtgttgagcagctgcattgctagggaggtcagggcagtcctaGGCAGCATGGCTCCAGTATCCCTGGCTCAAGAGTGTTGCTGGCTTAGTTCCCCACATCACAGGGGGTGCCCccaattctgtgctatttgaatgaatggccttgcaaaggcagggagcagggtccctaaagatggagagcagtgtaCTCTGAAAATAGGGAGCAACAGGTCTGCGGATGTAGGAGTGTCACAGGACCACTGCTTGCTTATAACTATTGCAGAGGCTCCATCCTCAGCTGATGATGAAGATGGCGTGAACGTGGCtgaagacacaggtaagatcAGAGCCTAGGCATACTGAGCTGGTCAGGATCAGGCTGCTCCCTTCCTGTAGTCTTATTGTTAAGGGGCACTGCTACAGGTAGACAGTGCcccaggggcagtgaggaggcagggctgctcAGCAGGGATTTTGGTAAGTTCTGGTGGGAACGAATATGAGTAAACCAGGCAAGGAGTTCAGGTTGCCACTGACGAGTACATAGATCTAGGGATTCATGTtgtctgggtttctttcctgcctggttcccacagtcgttaagtcccaaagaaaccaaacagaggtctacattagttataaactgattggcccattagctcaggctttttattaactcataacttatattagcccattattcttatctgtgttagccatatggctcagtaccttttacagagaggcattcacatcttgcttcttctgtggcagggcCAGGATGGCGGAAagagctttcctctttccagaattctgttctcattaacccacctctacttcctgtccagttgtcctgctgatacttcctgcctggctactggcctatcagcattttattaaaatacccttagaaaccattgtcccacagcagattcacaggactagtggctgttgctgcagaccagcaggaggggagcagtgccATGCTGAGGCATACATTGTAAAGGGGGCATCACAGATTTGGTGTGAATATATGAGGGCACATGGCAGTGCCCATGGTATGGCCTAGAaccatggagggagagagagaggaagagagagagagagagagagagagagagagagagagagagataccatCCGTAGTACTACGTGTACTATTATATTGCACCTGTattgtggagcctgcactaaaggaccatccacgagccaggcaagggcctggaggtttaaacacacaaagacacacagatagagacatgggtcatctttGAAACAAGagtgcccctttattgtgtaccagagccacttatatatggatcattaactgatagccatgccccaggcaaacccaccagaaactactctcctgccatcaggaactcctgagggtctcatgctcagagcagctacaaacatagaaaaaacaagttgttttgctcagacagagcagctgcaagcataacaagttgtttaaaggaaattcagggtctgggcagagagagagaaagagtacaTCATGGGTCCAGACATCGTACGCAGAgtggttatgactctgagactaggctgtgttaactgagtcctcagaccacctagaaccttctgggTAGAGTGGACAAGGGGATGAGAGGAATCAGAGAGACaaacttaatgggaaaacagggtaatgAGTCTTATGAGTGTGTGCGGGTGAAAAGAGCAGGTAtagggacttgtttgaggtttcacaaccctcatagaaatggacttagattctaggactgaagccaaaaaaaggtagtagtcctgagaagtgggtcagtttcttattctccctttcaactttggctatcagATTGTTCAAagcagaatttctaacccagttggtctctagcttctgccccaacaattaccaatgtgtttgtaatttcccgttttcttctgtcatcctggACTTCCCaggttgtatttagtgtttttgcaccataaacacttaggGAAGGTGCCTGAAGGGTCACCTTCTTGACCTTACTGggcattaggcaccattaagtcgctgtagtctcccattgtggcactcttctctcaagcctactggccaaatttggagcctggaggggCAATTCAgagcctggagggacacctcaccagtgtctacacacttttctcctacttcatatggcagttcctcctcccagagttgcatagggctctctgattgagtcactgtggaagaccctgtccctgcctctgttctctgttttggaaatttgttgcctccctcagcttcctcatgagtccaaacaatatggcatcctgttgctggttgcttttgctctactctttgggagcccaccgcccagctccaaataaacacatggacacttattagttatgattgtatgaccttgacttggcttatttctagccaacttttcttaaattatcccatctacactttgcttctggggttttatctttctctattctatatacctttctttacttcttactctgtggctgactgtgtagctgggtgactgggcctttgcatcctcctctttcttttctggttccttcttaaactttctccttctctttgtcctctctgcctgcgagccctgcctatttccctctcttgccctactattggtcatttagctctttattagaccagacagagtaacacagcttcaccaagttaagcaaatacaacataaaagagtgaaacacatctttgcatcatgaaacaattgttccacaacatataaaaatgtaactcatcttcaattgatattccacaacagcatcctccacccagccaagaggaaggagggaactcagtggaggggaaacatgacctgaagggtacctgccttcactgggcactatacaggctgactcaggtttggtgtactggtggaatgacctggcctagttgcctcccaggatctacatcctactgggttctacttcctgggtccctacacctgtgagtctgcctcagatggagagaagagaatagcccaagactgagagtggggtagctgtggatgcagtgttcagacaaagcaaaggagtctcaatacagatgagggatgaggcttgagggggtgctggtagggcagcttcgcaagggtgtactgatcatgctgttatgagcacttctgctatcaggggccccttactggactcggccagaccgtatggatatgaaactgctggctgtgccagccaccagcactgtacgcttccactgtgcagctgctggcaatcccaccccctccatctcctggctgaagaatggcaaggaattccgaggggagcatcgcatggggggcatcaaggtaagtctgggaaaggggcacagataggtAGGGCCTGGAtacagagggtatagcccatatcATTTGTTGTAGatcagcctcgacaaaaatacctcttgccagggtaggggcatgagattttagaaGTAGAAGTAAAgtgaaaagtaataaaactgaaaccatagaaaagtaccaggagggcattccagtgaatactgaaattttccctgtttagttttccttatatgtttatatcCAAATACAATAGGAGAAGGcagcaacaaaagactttttttaacttgatacaaatTACAGgtaaaacagttaattactttaacactttgaggtgtcaagtcattagcattttgttgtttaagtagcaaagccactctagaccaagtatcctgaaaacAATCACTTCCTAGGTAACCTtacattacaaaagaaagagcagaagtatgtttgcatagcctaactatctgtcaggatgaaaacaggctcacatttttgggcatccacagtcactcacctactaactttacctgcagcttaggcaccagcactggagcctggtcatggagagtgTGGTGCCTTCTGATAGTGGCTACTATACCTGCGTGGTTCagaacaagtttgggagcatccagcagacttacacactggatgtactgggtaagagccagGCTGGGTGACTACAGCAGGTCAGCCTCGGGCCATTGGacccactgcacctgacctgtctgtgtcttacagagcgcttcccacatcggcccattttgcaggctgggctgccagaaaaccagacagccaccctaggaagtgatgtagagttccactgcaaggtgtacagtgatgcccaaccacacatccagtggctgaagcatgttgaggtgaatggcagcaagacaggcccggatggcaagccctatgtcaccgtactcaaggtgggctctgttgttggcagctggttgggtggatgggttagctggaagtgccttgccctggtccttaagtccctctttggctgaggaataccttgggactgggacccaCATGTTGGAGTTTCTGGGAAggggcacctgagtctcagaacttatcacctgttctgagctgcaggcaggctctgtgttacttgtgccctcccgtaggacttgtttccctgttggctctgaggcttgggtctacagaaggcttctctGGGGTGATAGTTTTGGTggctcaggacaggaggatgtctgctgtactagtgccctctgacatcagaggactggctgtccactctcccgctgcctgcactgtagcactagctccaccctgccttgacgagctcttcctgcctccctctgcctggagctttgcttcatagcctcaggtgggggccacgtgagagagagagtttgggctttgcaacacaggaaagagagacttggaggtctgatgggagagaggaacaggtgttggcaggacttggtatcctggctgttgagagagaccactagggccatgtccagtgtacctcccactgtgggtgtgtggttttgtgagcacaggctgatgtgaAATGACCCTTGGGATGAAGATTTGAAGagtatgggttccctttctctctctctctctctctctctctctctctctctctctctctctctctctctctgtgtgtgtgtgtgtgtatgtgtggtttttctctctttctctgtgtctgtgtttctctgtgtgtgtgtgctctttctctctgtgtgcctgtgtctgtgtttctctctctctgtgtgtgtttctctctgtgtgtgtatatatatgtgtgtgtctgtgtgtatgtgtgtgtgtatgtgtgtgtgtgtgtgtgtgtgtgtgtgtgtaggtagagtggacatgaaggaggccagtctttgaaaccacacccaccactgACATTATGTGCCTCGcttcaggcagctttccagtgcttcctcccccaacccattctttggcatctcccttgccctgtcttgtcctcattttcttctagagatatcctggatcagtgacaatctgaaggcagatgcacacctttatctttcagtgtgtcagaatgggatggggcaagaacatttgttgagccatcaatttcataagcatggctgagaaggcattttggtggtatATTCACAGTGCTCAAGTAGGTGATAACTGACTcacctctgactcatcttctgcttctgatgccttgataatactggtagctcccagccagcactgacttcctacctccttcaaagcccctcaggtctgtgttgttttcttgcttagaagttttcagaaccttccaggggctgggccctgtgctgcttcagaacatcGACTTTCCACCATTCTCAGGCTGACACtgatttcctctggttttctctccatacatctgtctgcccatctttttttattttcttttattttttttttattttttttctttttttttatttttttttcttgccgattttttttattaattaattaatttaattattaaagatttctgcctcttccccgccaccacctcccattccctccccctcccccaatcaagtcttccttcctcctcagcccaaagagcaagcaggtttctctgccctgtgggaggtccaagggccacccacctccatccaggtctattaaggtgagcatccaaactacctgggctcccacaaagccattacatgcaataggatcaagaacccattgccattgttcttcagttctcagtagtcctcattgtccattatgttcagcgagaccggttttgtcccatgctttttcagtccccagccagctggccttggtgagttcccgatagatcatccccattgcctcagtgtgtgggtgcacccctcgccgtcctgagttccttgctcgtgctcactctccttctgctcctcctttggatcgtgagacttcagtccagtgctccaatgttggtctctgtctctgtcttctttcatcgcctgatgaaggttaatattcagggggatgcttatatgtttttctttgggttcaccttcttatttagcttctctagagtcacgaattatagtctcaatgtcctttatttatggctagaaaccaaatatgagtgagtacatcccatgttcctctttttgggtctggcttacctcactcaggatagtgttttcaatttccgtccatttgtatgcaaaattcaagaagtcattgttttttactgctgagtagtactctaatatgtatatattccatactttcttcatccattcttccattgaaggacatctaggttgtttccaggttcccatctttttttctgtactaactctgcatgttgcttctttgtggcaccatgctgcccaagtgcccgatgcttaccttgggacagggaactatccaccaatagagggactggtttcaggctctgtgccttggttcaggatgcagagggcatccattgcagtggtagagctgtagttgtcaaggtggtagcagaggtggcattttccttgaagcctgtctgatcatctctgtgtgaatggtgctgtggtacccaaagggatgtgctggtgcttgcctattgatttctgttctctctttgtagacatcaggcattaacacaagcaacaaggagctagaagttctgtctttgcgcaatatcacctttgaggactcaggggagtacacctgtctggcaggcaattatttcggattttcccatcactctgcATGGCTGGAGGTACTGCCAGGTATGTGCTgtttctgctcctgctgctggtGCTCCATCtgtcctcttatggtgctggctctgaacataacaaagctgccagggacagggacagcaggggtgcactTATGATTTATTGCAGTCCATCCTGTggtaatcaccctggccttgtgcttggtatggAGTGTCACCCTGCCTTGTCTTGATCTTGCAAAGGCTTCCCCCACAATCTTCTAGCTGGATTTCCacagtctagccttgaggctctgggatctcctgggagccttggtggtggtgtggatgcttctggctctgtCAGGCTTCcctcctgagtctggtccctgctgacCCATAGATGTTTGGGGATACCAATGTGAGTTGGGGACGTAGGTCACCAAATTCTGAGTAGCCCAGTAGCTTTGCTTCCCAACaggtacctagagctcagggcaatggcaagtcccacaaggctggatgaggccccaacttttatgtctttgcagctgagagagagctggcagagagcagtgcagctggcaggttatctgcaggcaccatcagcttctgggtgggcttctccatcttagtcttgactgcagctgtgacactctgctgcctgcgtagagtctcaagaaagaacctgggggctcccagtgttgacaatagcttctgcttcacacctgagcaacaggtaactgaaagtagataccaagttttgatctctctgttgtaccttgaacGTCCTAAAGTCCCAGCAGTACCTGAGGCCtgcttagtactcatttctctgcagtcagatgagctgacccttccctattcctatcctccacatggatcccacgttgctcaaaacaactttgagtcttcagtaaccactgCTTGAGCATCCCTCTTCTTGACCCTACATactgcctcacatggacttgaccttgctactCCTGGGAGTTATACCACCTCAACCCTTTCCCAATGCCCAGCATCCATTGTCTAGCACCAACCTACCCCCATTGATCcaagcaggtgacctccatgaactctgatatacccttggtccacatcgtccacccagtttcaagagaacatactgcaatggccagtatttctgagcttgagctgccagccgacccaaagtgggaaatatctagaactcggttagtgctggtggggttttatatatacttggaggaggttctgtggctgggggctagatGGCGACCAGGCAGAGGtctgttggaggtggggtccagggtgagacttgggtttctctgtcttcatgagcaagaACCCATTGTCAGCTatggatgcagtggcacagggccatgagggctgggagtcctgggcacatactcactgcctctgcttcttcggacaggctgacacttggtaattctctaggagaaggctgctttggccaggtttttatggcagaggctgttggctttaacatggacaacactgtcaagcctgtcactgtggctgtgaaaatgctgaaaggtgaggagggagagaagtagcgcagggcagtgggggctgcagggccaccacctgacattcccgctttcaacacagatggtgccaatgaccaggacttgttggacctggtgtctgagatggagatgatgaaagctattggcaagcacaagaacattatcaacctgctgggggcctgcacacagggtggtaagtacagcaggtgggtggacagttagatcAGGACCCGAGTCACACACAACATCTCTGAGTGTCTGTGCTTCCAGGGCCATTGTATGTGCTGATGGAGtatgctgccaggggcaacctcCGGGAGTTCCTGCGGGCACAAAGGCCCCTAAGCATGGAATACTATGGTGcctccaggctgccagaaaaacagcttacccGCAAAGATCTGgtgtcctgtgcctatcaggtggcTCGAGGTATGGagtacctggcttctcagaaggtgagcagagctggggcacaggtgaggtagggtctttctgagtggaagagtggatgtcaagcttgcttaggctagggagctgtcagtttagcacaggttcctttcatgcctcctcagtgtattcacagagacttggctgctagaaacgtgttggtgactgaggacaatgtgatgaagattgcagattttggcTTGGCCCGTGATGTGCACAATTTGGAATGCTACAagaagaccacagatgtgagccccattccagggtggtttgggtgcagtgctccaccaggggacacctgacagccaacaactctccctctgcctagggccggctacctgtgaagtggatggcACCAGAGTCCCTGTTTGATggagtctacacccaccagagtgatgtgtatgtgtcctaacataggatggggatagcaagactcaagtcacacctatcacagcctttaAGGTTCTGGCCCTCTCAGGCATATTCTTTCTCctcatttgagacaacagcatagccctgccatgcctctcatccacaCACCCCTCCTTGCccattggtaacctgtcctgttgtTAAACTGTTACAGTAATTGAGCAGgagtaacaggcctctgccctcactcccatacaggtggtcctttggagtcctgctctgggagatctttacactggggggctcaccatatcctggcatcccagtggaagagcttttcaagctattgaaagatggctaccgcatgcacaagcctgccaaatgcacacatgacctgtgagcaaagcattccttactcctctaactaatccctgggagtggctggtttcctaccagggctcctggtagccttgggtgaggtagggatggacaacAGGTCAAGAAACCACAGCCATATTTGCCACAGGTATGGGATCATGCGGGAATGTTGGCATGCAGTGCCTTCACAGAGGCCCACCTTCAAGCTTCTGGTAGAGGGTTTAGATGGCATCCTCACTGTGACATCAACCCACGTAAGTACCACTCAATCCTGCCCTCTTTGCCTTCTCTTATTCCTGTGTGGGCTGCTCCTCCAAGTTCCAGTAATGGGGTTGGTATTCAAGGGCCAGCCTGAACATAGATGGCCATGGAATCAAGGGGATGCATACTAACATAGTCCTATGACCTTTTCTACCAACAGGTATACCTGGACCTATCAATGCCTTTTGAGCAGAGCTTGCCAGGTGATGACGATACCAGGAGCCCCAGTTCCTTAGAGATAACTGTTCACCCACAACCTGCTACCCCCAACCCAACCCAGGAATTGGAGGCCTCAGACATGAGGGGCCAAGAATCCCATAGACCAAGCCCCGgttaatgtttatgtatataaaatgtatggAGTCTTTACAAGTTGTATTTGCTGTAGGGTTAA from Chionomys nivalis chromosome 25, mChiNiv1.1, whole genome shotgun sequence encodes the following:
- the LOC130866478 gene encoding LOW QUALITY PROTEIN: fibroblast growth factor receptor 3-like (The sequence of the model RefSeq protein was modified relative to this genomic sequence to represent the inferred CDS: inserted 2 bases in 1 codon) — its product is MGVLACLLVLCIVVGTRAASQPPTTEQRLVRKLPEAPGPEPSQQEQVVFGCGDTMELFCSVPGGAGTGCTVWSKDGTELVSSHRILVGPQRLQVLNVSHDDAGVYMCQQQLTQDVLCHFTVHVTEAPSSADDEDGVNVAEDTGAPYWTRPDRMDMKLLAVPATSTVRFHCAAAGNPTPSISWLKNGKEFRGEHRMGGIKLRHQHWSLVMESVVPSDSGYYTCVVQNKFGSIQQTYTLDVLERFPHRPILQAGLPENQTATLGSDVEFHCKVYSDAQPHIQWLKHVEVNGSKTGPDGKPYVTVLKTSGINTSNKELEVLSLRNITFEDSGEYTCLAGNYFGFSHHSAWLEVLPAERELAESSAAGRLSAGTISFWVGFSILVLTAAVTLCCLRRVSRKNLGAPSVDNSFCFTPEQQQVTSMNSDIPLVHIVHPVSREHTAMASISELELPADPKWEISRTRLTLGNSLGEGCFGQVFMAEAVGFNMDNTVKPVTVAVKMLKDGANDQDLLDLVSEMEMMKAIGKHKNIINLLGACTQGGPLYVLMEYAARGNLREFLRAQRPLSMEYYGASRLPEKQLTRKDLVSCAYQVARGMEYLASQKCIHRDLAARNVLVTEDNVMKIADFGLARDVHNLECYKKTTDGRLPVKWMAPESLFDGVYTHQSDVWSFGVLLWEIFTLGGSPYPGIPVEELFKLLKDGYRMHKPAKCTHDLYGIMRECWHAVPSQRPTFKLLVEGLDGILTVTSTHVYLDLSMPFEQSLPGDDDTRSPSSLEIXLFTHNLLPPTQPRNWRPQT